The Thermostichus vulcanus str. 'Rupite' sequence TACCCCTAACGGTGGCGTTTGCCCTCGCGGCGCTGGGGGCTGGAGCAATGAAGCTGTGGGTGCTGTGGGTATCCAAAAACTTTGTCCAACAGGTTGGGCATGGCTTTGCAGTAGAGGTTTATCGACGGACAATTTATCAGCCATACCGAGTCCATGTATCGCGCAATAGCAGTGAACTGCTCGGATCCGTTGAAAAAATTACCACAGTGACGACAGCGTTGACTCAGGTCTTGATGCTAGTCAGTTCCCTGGTTTCAGGGGTGGCGATTGTAGTAGCGTTACTGCTGATCGAGCCTCTGATTGCTATGGTTGCCTTTTTTGGGTGTGGCAGCATCTATCTTTTGATCATGGTTGGATCCCGTCGCCGATTGGCTCGCAATAGCCAAATTATTAGCCGCACTCTCAACTTAAAGCTCAAGGCAATGCAAGAGGGATCCGGGGCCATTCGGGATATCTTGTTGGACAATAGTCAGCCTTTCTACTGTGAGCTTTATCGTCGGGCAGATTGGCCCTTCCGCAAAGCAAAGGAAGAGAATACCTTTTTAGTCAGTAGCCCGCGCAATGCAGTGGAAGCGTTAGGAATGCTTCTGATCGCGGGCTTGGCCTATGGGTTAAGTCGTCAACCAGGGGGTGGGGCATTGGCGTTGCCCTTGTTAGGCACTTTGGCACTGGGGGCACAGCGGTTGATGCCAGTTTTGAATCAGAGTTTTGCAGCTTGGGTACTTATTAGAGGGGATCAAAGCTCCGCTGAGGACGTGTTGAATCTCTTGGAGCAGCCGATTGATCCACTGTTTTTGTTGCCCTCCCCCCCACCCTTGGTATGGAAGTCTGCGATCGAGTTTCGGGGTGTGGGCTTTCGGTATGGAGAAGGCCAGCCCTGGGTTTTGCAAGATGTGACTTTTAAGATTCCCAAGGGATCCCGTGTCGGGTTTGTCGGATCCACGGGCAGTGGCAAAAGTACCACTCTAGATCTCCTGATGGGTTTACTGGATCCCAGCACTGGTGAGGTTTTGGTGGATGGTCTGCCCATTGATGGCGAACGACGTCGGGCCTGGCAGCGGACTATCGCTCACGTCCCTCAACATATTTTTTTGGCGGATACGACCATCGCGGAGAACATTGCTTTGGGGCTGCCCAAAAAAGAGATTGATTTGGAGCGCGTTCGGTGGGCGGCACAGCAGGCTCAAATTGCGGAGTTTATCGAGAGTCGCCCCGATGGCTACTGGTCAACTTTGGGGGAGCGCGGGATCCGGTTGAGTGGTGGACAACGGCAGCGGGTGGGCATTGCCAGGGCGTTGTATAAGCAGGCGGATGTGCTGGTGTTTGATGAAGCGACCAGTGCTTTGGATAATGCGACTGAGCAGGAGGTGATGGCTGCGATCAATAGCTTGAGTCAGGATCTGACGATATTGATGATTGCCCATCGGCTCAGCACAGTGGAGCAGTGTGATTGGATTGTGGAGCTGGAGCAGGGGCGGGTGGTAGCGCAAGGCAGCTATCAGGACTTGCTGACTCATTCTCAGAGTTTTCAGCGCATGGCTGGGGTGGTTTAGGTGGTGTCACTTTTAGGATCCCTCTCTTGAGATAGAAACTGTAAGCCTTGAGTCTTACCTTTGGAGCAATCAAGCAGGCTGTGGTTGTATACACCAGAAGAAAACCAGAAAAAAATCTTGATCCTTACACCCACAGAAACAGAAAAACGTGAGCTGAACTAGCAGAGCGGGAGAATGCTCGACTTAGGAAACAGCTACGTGAAGCAGGTGTTGAGTTTTAGGATGATTCTTCTAATAATGATCAAAAAAAGCATACCTCTCTTAGGTTATTTCAAAAAACTGGTTAACTCTCAGCTTGAGAAGTTTGGTCAGACAATTGCTCAAGAAACTGTCGTTCCCTCTTTTGATCGCTTTAGTAGATGCCTTTACAACTTCAATCTAATTCCAGAGGTTATCTTCGATGTCGGTGTAGCTTACGGAACGCCATGGCTTTACAATGCATTTCCGAACGCAAAATATCATTTAATTGATCCAACAAATGAAAGCTTGCCTTACATGAAGAAATGGTCTAAAAAACTGGATGCCGATATCCATCAAGTTGCGCTTGGTGAACAAGAAGGCATGATAGAAATTAAAGTTCGGCCTGAGATCAGTGGCTCATCAATGTTTGATGAGATTGGCTCAGTAGATATAGCTTCAACTTATTCTGTGCCGATAGTTCGTTTTGACTCACTATTTCCTGTTGAACAACGTCGCACTTTAGTAAAGATCGACGTACAAGGTGCAGAGCTATCAGTACTTCGTGGCATGGGTAATAGACTGAAATCAATAGATTTCTTGATCGTTGAGACAAGTCTAATTGCAACCTTGAAAGGATCAGTTCCAGAATTTGCAGATGTTGTTTGCTTCCTTGAGAAAGAAGGTTTAGTGCTGTATGATTTTGTTGGAATGACGAGGAGGCCACTCGATCGAGCTTTAGCTCAAGTAGATGCGGTTTTTGTACAGAAATCTTCACCGTTAAGAGCTGATCGTCGCTGGAATCAATAATTCTTCTTTAACTCTTAGAGTTCTTTCTCATAAAGTATGAATAAGCTTCAGCGATATATAAATCCCCACTGGTTGCTACTGCGCTTGGCTAAGCCACTTGCAAAGATCATTGGAGATCCGCTCCTGATGAATCTGATTGGGATAACAGCTCGTTATTCAAGTGAACCTGAGGTAACTCAATTACAAAAAATCATCAGATCTGATGGGATTGCACTTGATGTCGGGGCTGCTTATGGCCTTTATTCGTGGCATCTCTCACGATTGACAAAAGAATGTATAGCATTCGAGGCTAATCCTGAATCTGCCGCTGTGCTTATAAAAAGATTACCGGGTATGGTCATTCATGCGGTTGCACTCTCTAGTTCCTGTGGAACAACCAAACTCCGTATACCTAAAATGGGATCCCTTGAACTGACTGGCTTCTCTACAATTGAGACTAGAAATACTTTGGAACGTTTTGATGAATGTCGTGAACTAGAGATTCCAATGAGAACAATTGATTCGTTTAACTTAGATAATGTTTGCTTTATTAAGATTGATGTTGAGGGTCACGAACTTGAGGTTCTTAAAGGTGGAGAAAAAACAATTATTCGGGATAAGCCTGATATCTTAGTAGAAATTTCTGACTTCAACTCTGAAGGATCAGAGTCAAGTGTTGAAGTATGGCTCCGAAATTTTGGTTATCAAAAACTCCCGATAAAATTGTCCCCGCAAAATCATTTTTTCACTCCCATCCAATAATTTGACTGGCGAAATATGACTTTGGATTCGCTCGCAGTACTATGAACTTATACATTGCCATTCTCACCAATGCTCGCGCCGCTGATCAACGCAGCATGATTGGGTATGGCGAGCTCTTGATTGAAGCAGCACGACAAACTGGGGCGAAGGTTGTTGAATGGCGTGGCTCCTCTCTGTTTGCACGGTTGCCTCTACGCGGTTGGCTGCGAAAGTTAGCACTCAACCTTGACCGATTTGTGGTCACTCCCTTGATGCTGCTGGGGCGCAGAGCTGATATTGTCCATGTTGTGGATCCTGGTAACTGCATCTACTTACCTCTGATCCGTTATCGCCGTTCGATTGTTACTGTCCATGACATGATTCCCTATCTGGCTGAGGCGGGTCGTTTGGAGGGGTTTCGCCCTTCACGCATGGGCAAGTTGCTCATGAGAAGAATCCTCTACCAACTTGCACAAGTAGATCAGATTATCTGTGTTTCTCATGCCACCCGCCGCGACCTGCTCGAACTGTCAAAGGTGGATCCCGATCGTGTGGAAGTGATTCACAATGCTGTCTTTCAGCCGATGCAGCCAGCATCCCCCGAAGCTTGTGCAGCGTTGCGAAAAAAATATCATCTGCCGGACCAAGCACCGTTTGTACTGCACGTTGGACGGAACTTTTATAAAAACCGGGGGATTGTTTTAGAATCTGTTGCTTTGCTTCGCCAGAGCCACCCTGATGTCCACCTTGTGCTGGTGGGCGATCTAGAAGCACCACTCGCGGCCAAGGCTGCACAACTTAATTTCGGGGAGTCGCTTCATGTGCTGCCTTATGTTGCCCGTGAAGATATGGCTGCTCTATACACAACTGCTAGTGTTTTATTGTTTCCTTCGCTTTATGAGGGTTTTGGTTTGCCCGTGCTAGAGGCTCAGATGTGCGGTACTCCTGTGGTCTGTTCAGATCGAGGATCCCTTCCAGAGGTCGCAGGAAATAATACAGTTATAGTACCGGCCACCGATTTAACAAGCTTCGTTTCAGCAATTTGTAGATTTATCAGCTCACCTCTAAATGTCAGAACGAATACTGTTAACAGTTCAGATAACACAAATAAGTTCACTCAGCATAGCTGGAGCAGTGCATATCATCGTCTCTATGAATATCTAGCTAATCAAAAGAGTTACGAACTTCAAACTGGAGATTTAGTGGAATGATATCGGCTTTCCCAAGCAAATCCTAAGAGACCTAAAACGAGGACGCAAATTCTATGATCATATCCCGGCATGGAATTCAAGGCACCTATACCCATCCATATTATAAATTTTGTGTCGAAAGGAACCCCTATGAAAAAGTCATTTCTCATCACTTCCATGTCCTACATTGTCCAGCACAAGAAATACTTACAGAACAGGATATTTTAAGGATAAATTCTGAGTATGATGTGGTAGCGACACTCATTGAAGGCTTTGGG is a genomic window containing:
- a CDS encoding ABC transporter ATP-binding protein, giving the protein MRRIWEHLTPRQRWQLPGLAVLMVMSGLAEGMTLGAVLPFLAVIVSPERVFEYPLAAQLARVVGLTTGDQLVLPLTVAFALAALGAGAMKLWVLWVSKNFVQQVGHGFAVEVYRRTIYQPYRVHVSRNSSELLGSVEKITTVTTALTQVLMLVSSLVSGVAIVVALLLIEPLIAMVAFFGCGSIYLLIMVGSRRRLARNSQIISRTLNLKLKAMQEGSGAIRDILLDNSQPFYCELYRRADWPFRKAKEENTFLVSSPRNAVEALGMLLIAGLAYGLSRQPGGGALALPLLGTLALGAQRLMPVLNQSFAAWVLIRGDQSSAEDVLNLLEQPIDPLFLLPSPPPLVWKSAIEFRGVGFRYGEGQPWVLQDVTFKIPKGSRVGFVGSTGSGKSTTLDLLMGLLDPSTGEVLVDGLPIDGERRRAWQRTIAHVPQHIFLADTTIAENIALGLPKKEIDLERVRWAAQQAQIAEFIESRPDGYWSTLGERGIRLSGGQRQRVGIARALYKQADVLVFDEATSALDNATEQEVMAAINSLSQDLTILMIAHRLSTVEQCDWIVELEQGRVVAQGSYQDLLTHSQSFQRMAGVV
- a CDS encoding FkbM family methyltransferase; protein product: MKQVLSFRMILLIMIKKSIPLLGYFKKLVNSQLEKFGQTIAQETVVPSFDRFSRCLYNFNLIPEVIFDVGVAYGTPWLYNAFPNAKYHLIDPTNESLPYMKKWSKKLDADIHQVALGEQEGMIEIKVRPEISGSSMFDEIGSVDIASTYSVPIVRFDSLFPVEQRRTLVKIDVQGAELSVLRGMGNRLKSIDFLIVETSLIATLKGSVPEFADVVCFLEKEGLVLYDFVGMTRRPLDRALAQVDAVFVQKSSPLRADRRWNQ
- a CDS encoding FkbM family methyltransferase, whose translation is MAKPLAKIIGDPLLMNLIGITARYSSEPEVTQLQKIIRSDGIALDVGAAYGLYSWHLSRLTKECIAFEANPESAAVLIKRLPGMVIHAVALSSSCGTTKLRIPKMGSLELTGFSTIETRNTLERFDECRELEIPMRTIDSFNLDNVCFIKIDVEGHELEVLKGGEKTIIRDKPDILVEISDFNSEGSESSVEVWLRNFGYQKLPIKLSPQNHFFTPIQ
- a CDS encoding glycosyltransferase family 4 protein, producing MNLYIAILTNARAADQRSMIGYGELLIEAARQTGAKVVEWRGSSLFARLPLRGWLRKLALNLDRFVVTPLMLLGRRADIVHVVDPGNCIYLPLIRYRRSIVTVHDMIPYLAEAGRLEGFRPSRMGKLLMRRILYQLAQVDQIICVSHATRRDLLELSKVDPDRVEVIHNAVFQPMQPASPEACAALRKKYHLPDQAPFVLHVGRNFYKNRGIVLESVALLRQSHPDVHLVLVGDLEAPLAAKAAQLNFGESLHVLPYVAREDMAALYTTASVLLFPSLYEGFGLPVLEAQMCGTPVVCSDRGSLPEVAGNNTVIVPATDLTSFVSAICRFISSPLNVRTNTVNSSDNTNKFTQHSWSSAYHRLYEYLANQKSYELQTGDLVE